The genomic stretch GAAGGCTGAAATCTCAGAGGGCGGGCGCGTATACCTTGACGTTTTCGTGCCCCTCGGCTTTCAGGTGCCCCGCATGCATCCGGCTCATGGTGCCGTGATCGCAATACAGCAGGTAATGGCGATTTCCGGGCAGGCCTGACATCTGCTGGTTCAGTTCGTAGAAGGGTATCTGCAGGATTTCATTGCTGGTCAGCTCCAGCGGCGACAGTTCGCCCTCCAAGGGATGGCGCACGTCGATGATCACGTCATCGACCGCAGGTGTCCTCACCAGTTCGATGTCCTCCGGCGTAACCTTGGTGTCAAGCAACCGGTTCACCGGCGTTTCCTCCCGGGTTTCAATGGCGGTTGCCAGCACCGTGGTGTCCATCCGGGCTTCATCTTCCTCCACCCGATGCAGTCTTGCGCGGGTCGCCGGCTTCCGGGAGATCACGCCGCAGTATTCGGGCATGGTGCGGGCATAGGATTCGGTGCCGATGTCCCGGGCAATCCGGATAATGGATTCCTTGTCCATGGACACCAGCGGGCGCAGAACCACTTCGTCGCTGGCACGGTCCACGACGTTCAGGTTGCTCAGGGTCTGGCTCGACACCTGGGCCACGGCATCACCGGTGACCAGGCCAAGCGAATTATTCTTGCGGGCAATCTCCGCCGCTGCCTTGAGCATCTGACGTTTCAGCACCACGCCCCAATGGCGATGACTCACCGACCGCATGATCTCGGCCACCACGCCCTCAAACGGCACGGAGATAAACTTGGCACTGTGCGAGGCGCCATACCGGTCCCAGAGGTAATACACCACCTGGCGCACGCCAACCTCGTGGGCAGGGCCACCGAGGTTGAAAAACAGAAAGTGATTGCGAAGCCCCCGCCGCATCATCAGGTACGCCGCTACCGAGGAATCGTAGCCTCCGGAAATCAAAGTAAGCACATTTTCGACACTGCCCAGGGGATAACCGCCCAACCCCCGGTGCTTGCGATGGGCAATATGGAACTGATCGCCCTGGACTTCGATGCGCACCTCAACCTGCGGTGATTTCAGGTCAACCCCGGCAGCGCCGGATGCCTGCATCAGTGCAGCACCGACGGTCCTCTCCAGATCAATGGAGCGGAAGCTGTGCTCGCCGTGGCGCCGTGCCCTGACCGCGAAGGTCTTGCCGGCCAATCGCCCTAAGAATGCTTCGACTGCCTTTTGCGCAACGTCATCAAGGCTGACCAGCGGAAACACACCGATTTCCTGAATGGTGGAAATGCCCGGAATGCGCAACAGGGCATCGACCACCGGCCCGGACAGCCCGCGGCCATCGGGCACCTGCACATCCACCCGGTCCCAACTGCCTTCAACCTGGATTTCCGGGTCGAGCCGGGCCAGCAACTTGCGGATGTTCTGCCGCAAATGGCGCATCTGTTGACGGCGAACGGGCTTGCTTTTGATGGCTACTTCCGGAGCGGGACGAATCAGCAGTTTCATAAATCGGAATTTTGTCGGGTGGCGTATGAACGTGAAAGCGCTTAGTGTAACGTTTTGACTCCTTGCCTCAAAATCAGGCATTGCCGCAACATTCAGGAGCGTTACCGTTAATGCAGGAAATGACCATCAATGCCCTGGTTTCCCCTGAGGGCAGCCTTGAAATTCTTTCCAACCACGAGGTCAACCGGCTCAAGGATCGCAGCGAGGGTGGTCTCTATCGCCTCTTCCGCCAGTGTGCGCTCGCGGTTCTGAACACCGGCATAGAAACCGACGACTGCAAGACCCTGATGGAATCCCATGCCGACTTCGATGTCCGGCTGGTACCGCAGCCCCGGGGCCTGAAGCTGGAACTGATCAATGCCCCGGCCCATGCCTTTGTGGATGGGGAAATGCTGAGGGCATTCCGGGAGCACCTTTTTTCGGTGCTCAGGGATATCATTTACTCGCACTCCATTCCCCAGTCGGCCGCTGGCTTCCAGCGCGATGACCCGGAAGACATTACCAATTACGTTTTCCACATCCTGCGCAATGCGCGGGTGCTAGAGGCCGGCCGGCAGCCCGACCTGGTGGTGTGCTGGGGCGGCCACTCGATCGGTCAGGAAGAATATCAGTACAGCAAGGAAGTGGGCCACCAACTGGGCCTGAGATCCCTGAGCATCTGCACTGGTTGCGGGCCGGGCGCGATGAAGGGCCCCATGAAGGGTGCCACCATTGGCCATGCCAAGCAGCGGGTAAAGAATGGCCGCTACATTGGCATCACCGAGCCCGGCATCATCGGTGCCGAGGCGCCGAACCCCATCGTGAATGAACTGGTGATCATGCCGGACATTGAAAAACGCCTGGAGGCGTTCGTCCGCTGCGGCCACGGGGTGATTGTGTTCCCGGGCGGTGTCGGTACCGCTGAGGAAATTCTTTACCTGCTGGGCATTCTGCTGCACCCGGACAATGTTGATCTGCCCTTCCCGGTGGTCTTCACCGGCCAGCAGGAGAATGCCGAGTATTTCGAGATGATCGACCGGTTCATCCGCAACGCGCTGGGCGACGAGGCAGCCAGCAAATATGAAATCATCATTGATGATCCGGTGCGTGTCGCACAGACCATGAAAAAAGGCATGAAGGAGGTGGAAACCTTCCGGCGCGCCATGCAGGACGCATATTATTTCAACTGGATGCTGAAAATCGATCCGGTGTTCCAGTTACCCTTTGAGCCGAATCACGACAATATGCGGGCGCTTGAGCTGCACCGGGACCAGCCCGTGCACCTGATCGCCGCCAACCTGCGCAAGGCCTTCAGCGGTATCGTTGCCGGGAATGTCAAGGAAGGAGGAATCCGCCAGGTTCAGGAGAAGGGACCGTTTGAGATTGCCGGTGACCCGAGCCTGATCAGGCCGCTGGAAGCCATGCTGGAGCAGTTTGTTGCGCAGAACCGGATGAAGCTGCCGGGCTCTTCGGCCTATCGACCCAGTTACCGGATTGTCAGCGGAGCGACCTGAGCCGCACCACTGACCGGTAGGTCAGAGCGGCTTACTTGCCGCCGCCTGCAGGGAGGCTGGACCAGTATGCCGCCAGGTTGGCAATGTCTTCATCGCTCAGGGCAGCCGCCTGGCCCTGCATGATGACCGCCTGGCCACCAGTGCGCTGCTTGTTCTTGTAGGCCTTGAGTGCCAACACCAGGTATTGCTCGTTCTGGCCGGCCAGGTTCGGGTAGGTTGGGATCTGTGCGATGCCATTGGCGCCGTGACAGGCAGCGCAGACAGCCGCCTTGGCTTTACCGGCAGCAAGATCAGCCGCCGAAGCTACCGCAGGAAGCGCAGCGCCGAAGGCAAGAATTCCCGCAACAGCGTAGTGTTTCAGATTCATGGTTCATTCCCTCTCATCTTTTTACGATTTTTGGCCGGCAGCCGGGACCGGCCAGTAAACTGACTAGAACTTATAGCACACAGCCCCGGAACCTCAAATGCGATAAATCAAGGACCCTCCTTCGACGATCGTCCTCTTTATCTGCGCAGGCGGTTGGGGTGCCATTAGTGAGATAGTACGGCCATTTCGGTACCAAAGATTATTTTCATTGTCCGGAGATACACTCAATGCCTGTAGAGGCCCAGGAACTTGTCTGTCGCGAAGGTCACATTGGCCTGCTGACACTGAACTCACCCGGCGCCCTGAACGCCCTTTCCGAGCGCATGTTTGAGCAGGCCCAGGAGGCACTGGTCCGCTGGGCCGACGACGATCGGATCTGCCTTGTTGTCCTGCAGGGCGCCGGTGACCGGGGATTCTGCGCCGGCGGTGATATCCGGGAACTGTACCATGCGCTGCAGGACCCCACCGATCCCGGGAAGCCCGCCCGTGTCTTCCGCCAGGAATACCGGTTGGATTACTGCCTCC from Marinobacter subterrani encodes the following:
- the thiI gene encoding tRNA uracil 4-sulfurtransferase ThiI; this translates as MKLLIRPAPEVAIKSKPVRRQQMRHLRQNIRKLLARLDPEIQVEGSWDRVDVQVPDGRGLSGPVVDALLRIPGISTIQEIGVFPLVSLDDVAQKAVEAFLGRLAGKTFAVRARRHGEHSFRSIDLERTVGAALMQASGAAGVDLKSPQVEVRIEVQGDQFHIAHRKHRGLGGYPLGSVENVLTLISGGYDSSVAAYLMMRRGLRNHFLFFNLGGPAHEVGVRQVVYYLWDRYGASHSAKFISVPFEGVVAEIMRSVSHRHWGVVLKRQMLKAAAEIARKNNSLGLVTGDAVAQVSSQTLSNLNVVDRASDEVVLRPLVSMDKESIIRIARDIGTESYARTMPEYCGVISRKPATRARLHRVEEDEARMDTTVLATAIETREETPVNRLLDTKVTPEDIELVRTPAVDDVIIDVRHPLEGELSPLELTSNEILQIPFYELNQQMSGLPGNRHYLLYCDHGTMSRMHAGHLKAEGHENVKVYAPAL
- the ppnN gene encoding nucleotide 5'-monophosphate nucleosidase PpnN, with protein sequence MQEMTINALVSPEGSLEILSNHEVNRLKDRSEGGLYRLFRQCALAVLNTGIETDDCKTLMESHADFDVRLVPQPRGLKLELINAPAHAFVDGEMLRAFREHLFSVLRDIIYSHSIPQSAAGFQRDDPEDITNYVFHILRNARVLEAGRQPDLVVCWGGHSIGQEEYQYSKEVGHQLGLRSLSICTGCGPGAMKGPMKGATIGHAKQRVKNGRYIGITEPGIIGAEAPNPIVNELVIMPDIEKRLEAFVRCGHGVIVFPGGVGTAEEILYLLGILLHPDNVDLPFPVVFTGQQENAEYFEMIDRFIRNALGDEAASKYEIIIDDPVRVAQTMKKGMKEVETFRRAMQDAYYFNWMLKIDPVFQLPFEPNHDNMRALELHRDQPVHLIAANLRKAFSGIVAGNVKEGGIRQVQEKGPFEIAGDPSLIRPLEAMLEQFVAQNRMKLPGSSAYRPSYRIVSGAT
- a CDS encoding c-type cytochrome, with product MNLKHYAVAGILAFGAALPAVASAADLAAGKAKAAVCAACHGANGIAQIPTYPNLAGQNEQYLVLALKAYKNKQRTGGQAVIMQGQAAALSDEDIANLAAYWSSLPAGGGK